In a single window of the Flavobacteriales bacterium genome:
- a CDS encoding carboxypeptidase-like regulatory domain-containing protein yields the protein MTNFLKIFFAFLLLFSSQNSFAQEKKVEGVVKIVSQEKIPINIINLRSKKGTTNRQDGYFEISAKAGDTLRFSAVNLQNQDLIILEENFKGILEVLLFPKNFELNEVVLSEGFSMYRKHFGDDDDAAKAIKNLDLPWDTGPINKTYEERELSYAGSSLIANVFMGGSQYVKDMKKLHMLKNQSSELESVRVHFGDSLFSKMNILPKDINRFIYFCSTEPLFNHLLKIKDYYQMVLFMQSKTPAFFSLIKEEEIDRELGFN from the coding sequence TTGACAAATTTTTTAAAAATATTTTTCGCTTTTTTATTATTGTTTTCTTCTCAAAATTCTTTTGCACAAGAGAAAAAAGTAGAAGGAGTCGTGAAAATTGTATCTCAGGAAAAAATTCCAATTAATATTATTAATCTCAGGTCAAAAAAAGGAACCACAAATCGTCAAGATGGATACTTTGAAATTTCTGCAAAAGCGGGAGATACTTTAAGGTTTTCGGCTGTCAATTTACAAAATCAAGACCTGATAATACTTGAAGAAAATTTTAAAGGAATACTAGAAGTGTTACTCTTTCCAAAGAATTTTGAACTGAATGAAGTAGTACTTTCTGAAGGGTTTTCTATGTATAGAAAACATTTTGGAGATGATGACGATGCCGCAAAAGCAATCAAAAATCTTGACTTACCTTGGGATACCGGTCCAATAAATAAAACTTATGAAGAAAGAGAACTTAGTTATGCTGGTTCTTCATTAATAGCTAATGTTTTTATGGGAGGAAGTCAGTATGTGAAGGATATGAAAAAACTTCATATGTTGAAGAATCAGTCGTCAGAACTAGAAAGTGTTAGGGTTCATTTTGGAGACAGTCTGTTTTCCAAAATGAATATTCTTCCAAAAGATATTAACAGATTTATTTACTTTTGTTCTACAGAACCACTATTCAATCATTTACTGAAAATTAAAGATTATTATCAGATGGTTCTTTTTATGCAATCAAAAACCCCAGCCTTCTTTTCATTAATAAAAGAAGAAGAAATAGATCGGGAATTAGGATTCAATTAA
- a CDS encoding FAD-dependent monooxygenase produces MQTEKKHIQIAGAGLVGSLLSLVLAQKGHKVDIFEARSDSRKESAYAGKSINLALSDRGWKALDIVGISDEIRKHAIPMYKRVMHAVDGSLTEQFYGIDDQAIYSVSRGGLNNAMITLAEKHENVTVTFDHKCRGVNLKETSLKLTNTETGEELTNQSDLIFGADGAFSKVRASMQRTDRFDYQQDYIDHGYKELEIPANPDGSHKLEKNALHIWPRGEFMLIALPNLDGSFTCTLFLPFEGEESFEQLTDDVKVMAFFKKHFPDTLELIPDLIADYNENPTSSLCIIRSYPWVRNNTALIGDASHAIVPFYGQGMNAGFEDCTVLHEIIERAADKNDWDAILDQYQKARKRNADAIADLALYNFIEMRDKTADVEFLLRKKIEKKMLKNHPDKWVPLYSMVTFSHTPYADAWEIGIKQSKIMDEVMASFENIEAIWDSKEVENAILNRL; encoded by the coding sequence ATGCAAACAGAAAAAAAACATATTCAAATTGCTGGAGCAGGATTAGTAGGATCATTGCTTTCACTTGTTCTAGCACAAAAAGGTCATAAAGTAGATATTTTTGAAGCCAGGTCAGATTCTCGAAAAGAGTCTGCTTACGCTGGGAAATCCATCAATTTGGCACTTTCTGATAGAGGATGGAAAGCATTGGATATTGTGGGAATATCTGATGAAATTAGAAAACATGCTATACCTATGTATAAGCGTGTAATGCATGCTGTTGACGGAAGTCTAACAGAGCAGTTTTATGGAATTGATGACCAAGCAATTTATTCTGTTTCTCGTGGAGGTTTGAATAATGCGATGATCACCTTGGCAGAAAAACACGAAAATGTCACTGTCACTTTTGATCATAAGTGTAGAGGGGTTAATTTAAAGGAAACGAGTCTAAAACTCACCAATACAGAAACTGGTGAAGAACTCACCAATCAATCAGATTTAATTTTTGGAGCAGATGGTGCATTCTCAAAAGTGAGAGCCTCTATGCAAAGAACAGATCGATTTGATTATCAGCAAGACTATATTGATCATGGGTATAAAGAATTAGAAATTCCAGCTAATCCAGACGGAAGTCATAAACTAGAAAAAAATGCTTTACATATTTGGCCAAGAGGGGAGTTCATGCTAATCGCTTTGCCTAATCTTGACGGTTCATTTACCTGTACTTTATTTTTACCTTTTGAGGGGGAAGAATCTTTTGAGCAATTAACAGACGATGTTAAAGTAATGGCATTTTTTAAAAAACACTTCCCAGATACTCTTGAGTTAATTCCAGATTTGATTGCAGATTATAATGAAAATCCTACCTCATCACTCTGTATTATCAGATCCTACCCTTGGGTAAGAAATAATACTGCCTTAATTGGCGATGCTTCTCATGCAATTGTACCTTTCTATGGGCAAGGAATGAATGCCGGTTTTGAAGATTGCACCGTTTTACACGAGATTATTGAAAGGGCAGCAGATAAAAATGATTGGGACGCAATCCTAGATCAATATCAAAAAGCTAGAAAAAGAAATGCGGATGCAATTGCTGATTTGGCATTGTATAATTTTATCGAAATGCGTGATAAAACTGCTGATGTAGAGTTTTTGCTCCGTAAAAAGATCGAAAAGAAAATGCTTAAAAACCATCCAGACAAATGGGTTCCACTTTATTCTATGGTCACATTTAGCCATACACCTTATGCAGATGCATGGGAAATAGGGATAAAGCAATCTAAGATTATGGATGAAGTAATGGCATCTTTTGAAAATATAGAAGCAATATGGGATAGCAAAGAGGTAGAAAACGCTATTCTTAATAGATTATAA
- a CDS encoding tRNA-(ms[2]io[6]A)-hydroxylase — MTKKIKYTQEEMLDPVKILGLKMSTDPRWVNIQEKNLADILNDHAFAEQKATSSCISLIVRYWDKPDIVEKVTPVVAEEWAHFRMVLREMEKRGIELQKPQNDNYVHKLLSFCRKNVPLEVKMLDQLLVSAMIEARSCERFRLLSLYCSDTDLRDFYYDFMVSEAAHYTMFIKLAENYFSREEVRERWNEFLEYEAKFLEEYVGEEGRIH; from the coding sequence ATGACCAAAAAAATCAAGTATACCCAAGAGGAAATGCTGGATCCAGTAAAAATCTTGGGCTTAAAAATGTCTACTGACCCTAGGTGGGTCAACATCCAAGAGAAAAATCTTGCTGACATTTTGAATGATCATGCATTTGCAGAACAGAAAGCAACAAGTTCATGTATATCTTTGATTGTACGATACTGGGATAAACCAGATATTGTTGAAAAGGTAACTCCTGTTGTAGCCGAAGAATGGGCACATTTTAGGATGGTACTTAGGGAAATGGAAAAAAGAGGAATAGAACTGCAAAAACCACAAAACGATAATTATGTTCATAAATTATTGAGTTTTTGTAGAAAAAACGTTCCTCTTGAGGTAAAAATGCTTGATCAACTACTGGTTTCAGCCATGATAGAAGCGCGTTCCTGTGAACGTTTTAGACTCTTGTCACTTTATTGTTCAGATACTGATTTAAGAGATTTTTATTATGACTTCATGGTTTCAGAAGCCGCTCATTATACCATGTTCATTAAACTAGCCGAGAACTATTTCTCTAGAGAAGAAGTAAGAGAAAGATGGAATGAATTCCTTGAATATGAAGCAAAATTCTTAGAGGAATATGTGGGAGAAGAAGGTAGAATACACTAA
- a CDS encoding HAD-IIIA family hydrolase has translation MENFKETMKNISTFVFDVDGVLTNGKVIIMPNGDQLREMHTRDGYAMKLAMEKGYKVAIITGGRSESVRKRMHYLGIYDVYLGAHDKMECLKDLMACYDIQLEDLAYMGDDLPDWEVMKEVALPACPKNAATEIKNIATYISPLNGGEGCVREFIEHVMRTKGDWEENTKIESH, from the coding sequence ATGGAGAATTTTAAAGAAACAATGAAGAATATCAGCACCTTTGTGTTTGATGTAGATGGCGTGCTAACAAATGGTAAAGTCATTATTATGCCCAATGGAGATCAACTCAGGGAGATGCATACCCGTGATGGTTATGCCATGAAATTGGCAATGGAAAAAGGTTATAAAGTTGCCATAATTACAGGCGGAAGGTCAGAATCTGTTCGAAAAAGAATGCATTATCTCGGGATTTATGATGTGTATCTTGGAGCTCATGATAAAATGGAATGTTTAAAGGATTTGATGGCTTGTTATGATATCCAACTAGAAGATTTAGCCTATATGGGGGACGATTTACCAGACTGGGAAGTAATGAAAGAAGTGGCTCTTCCAGCTTGTCCTAAAAATGCAGCAACAGAGATCAAGAATATCGCCACCTATATTTCTCCCTTGAATGGAGGAGAAGGTTGTGTAAGAGAATTCATAGAGCATGTAATGCGTACCAAAGGAGATTGGGAGGAAAATACAAAAATAGAGTCTCATTAA
- a CDS encoding DUF2520 domain-containing protein, whose product MKIGIIGSGNIAFHLAKKMDETGYQIKEIYSRNHENAQELADLVNAKALKDIQDFSEKLLLFFCVPDDVIAHLSQQISERGIHIHCSGATDISSLQSSRKGVFYPLHSFTKSKEVLFEKIHILIEGSDVEVINELETMAMRFLSGNSIIDSTQRLKLHLAAVFASNFSNLMIDFSQEILEKEGLNPKIILPLVEESIEKLTSLTAFEAQTGPAKRKDFKTIKKHQSILKSYPEDYQNIYKILSDQIIKRHGEF is encoded by the coding sequence ATGAAAATAGGAATCATCGGTTCTGGAAATATCGCTTTCCATTTGGCAAAAAAAATGGATGAAACAGGATATCAGATTAAAGAAATCTATTCTAGAAATCACGAGAATGCTCAAGAATTAGCTGATCTGGTCAATGCAAAGGCACTTAAAGATATACAAGATTTTTCGGAGAAATTACTTTTGTTTTTTTGTGTTCCAGATGATGTAATAGCCCATTTATCTCAGCAAATATCCGAAAGAGGAATACATATTCACTGTTCAGGAGCAACGGATATTTCCAGTTTACAATCAAGTAGAAAAGGTGTTTTTTATCCATTACATTCGTTTACTAAATCAAAAGAAGTTTTATTTGAAAAAATTCATATTCTAATTGAAGGAAGCGATGTAGAGGTAATCAATGAGTTAGAAACAATGGCTATGCGATTTTTGTCGGGAAATTCTATCATAGATTCTACCCAAAGATTAAAACTTCATTTGGCAGCGGTTTTTGCTTCAAATTTTTCAAATTTAATGATAGATTTTTCACAAGAAATATTAGAGAAAGAAGGTTTAAATCCTAAAATTATTCTTCCATTAGTAGAAGAATCTATTGAGAAACTAACAAGCCTTACCGCTTTTGAGGCACAAACGGGTCCAGCAAAAAGAAAGGACTTTAAAACGATAAAGAAACACCAAAGTATTTTAAAATCTTATCCAGAAGATTATCAAAATATTTATAAAATACTTAGTGATCAAATTATAAAAAGACATGGAGAATTTTAA
- a CDS encoding DNA helicase PriA produces the protein MQKNEQESHKKHSCKNCGAEFHYQPGSTYLKCGYCGHQEQIEEDPKDEGIQELDLYEHLERLGETSHQQEEISMVKCKECGAEQHIESHMKTLACVFCTSPLDIKDQYQENWILPGAILPFQIDQKKAQLRFQSWAKSRWFAPNKFKKASLQTDQLKGVYTPFWTFDAQMYVEYSGQRGEYYYETETYTVNDENGNSRNETRQVQKVRWYPASGSLTGFVDDTLVNASQKAKRIFPKKIVNWNLQALVPFDRSYLVGFVTEKYTISLKDGHIKAQEFADSLAHDWARGDIGGDTQRISQLNKRLFEETFKQILLPVYISNYRYGGKNYTFYVNGQNGTIHGERPYSFWKIFFTVVFILIVVGIIIASS, from the coding sequence ATGCAAAAAAACGAACAAGAAAGTCATAAAAAACATTCTTGCAAAAACTGTGGAGCCGAGTTTCATTATCAACCCGGCTCTACTTATCTCAAGTGTGGCTATTGTGGTCATCAAGAGCAAATAGAAGAAGATCCCAAAGATGAAGGAATTCAAGAACTCGATTTATACGAGCATCTAGAAAGACTTGGTGAGACTTCGCATCAGCAGGAAGAAATTTCTATGGTGAAATGCAAAGAGTGTGGAGCAGAGCAACATATTGAATCACACATGAAAACTCTCGCTTGTGTTTTCTGTACCAGTCCTTTGGATATTAAAGATCAGTATCAAGAAAATTGGATACTTCCTGGAGCAATTTTACCTTTTCAAATCGACCAAAAAAAGGCTCAATTACGTTTTCAGAGTTGGGCGAAATCTAGATGGTTTGCTCCCAATAAATTCAAAAAAGCAAGTTTGCAAACAGATCAACTTAAAGGAGTTTATACGCCTTTTTGGACTTTTGATGCACAAATGTATGTGGAATATAGTGGGCAGAGAGGAGAATATTACTATGAAACAGAAACATACACAGTGAATGATGAAAATGGTAATTCTAGAAACGAAACCAGACAGGTGCAAAAAGTAAGATGGTATCCTGCAAGTGGAAGCCTTACAGGTTTTGTGGACGATACCTTAGTGAACGCTTCCCAAAAAGCGAAAAGGATTTTCCCAAAGAAAATTGTAAACTGGAATCTTCAAGCATTAGTTCCCTTTGACAGAAGTTATTTAGTGGGGTTTGTAACAGAAAAATATACGATCTCCTTAAAAGATGGGCATATAAAAGCACAAGAATTTGCAGATTCTTTGGCTCATGATTGGGCAAGAGGTGATATAGGAGGTGATACGCAAAGAATATCTCAATTAAATAAAAGACTTTTTGAGGAAACCTTCAAGCAAATCCTATTACCAGTTTATATTTCGAATTATCGTTATGGGGGAAAGAATTATACGTTTTATGTAAATGGACAAAACGGGACTATTCATGGTGAAAGACCTTATTCTTTCTGGAAAATATTCTTTACGGTTGTGTTCATTCTTATTGTTGTCGGAATCATTATCGCAAGTTCTTAG
- the pyrH gene encoding UMP kinase: MKYQRVLIKLSGESLMGEQKFGILPEMLTQYALEVKSAVKHGAQVAVVIGGGNIFRGLNAKGSDIHRVQGDQMGMLATVINALALQSALEANGVDTRVMTAVKMDQLAEPFIRRKAIRHLEKGRVVIFAGGTGNPFFTTDSAAALRASEIEANIILKGTRVDGIYSADPEKDPTATKYDQISFADVYDKNLNIMDMTAFTMCKENNIPIVVFDINNKGNLLNVLEGEKIGTLVSNQ, translated from the coding sequence ATGAAATATCAAAGAGTCTTAATTAAGTTAAGCGGAGAATCCTTAATGGGAGAACAAAAATTTGGAATCCTTCCTGAAATGCTTACTCAATATGCCTTAGAAGTTAAATCAGCCGTAAAACATGGTGCTCAGGTTGCTGTAGTAATTGGAGGTGGTAATATTTTCAGAGGGCTTAATGCAAAAGGATCTGATATTCATCGAGTTCAAGGAGATCAAATGGGAATGTTGGCAACAGTAATTAATGCACTTGCCTTACAAAGTGCATTAGAAGCAAATGGTGTGGATACCCGAGTGATGACAGCCGTTAAAATGGATCAATTAGCAGAACCATTTATCAGAAGAAAGGCAATAAGACATTTAGAAAAAGGACGTGTAGTAATCTTTGCTGGTGGAACAGGAAACCCGTTCTTTACCACAGATTCAGCAGCGGCACTAAGAGCTTCTGAAATAGAAGCCAATATCATTCTTAAAGGTACACGTGTGGATGGAATCTACAGCGCTGATCCAGAAAAAGACCCAACAGCAACTAAATATGACCAAATATCTTTTGCTGATGTTTATGATAAAAACCTCAATATAATGGATATGACTGCCTTTACGATGTGTAAAGAAAATAATATTCCGATTGTCGTATTTGATATAAACAATAAAGGTAACTTATTGAACGTTCTTGAAGGTGAAAAAATTGGAACCTTAGTATCCAACCAATAA
- the kynU gene encoding kynureninase: MNYSLEYAQQLDEQDELKSFRDLFHIPKYQGKESIYFTGNSLGAMPKSARKAIETELQDWETHGVEGHFHAKNPWMPYHERFSDSLAKLVGAKPTEVVAMNTLTTNLHLLMVSFYRPTKGKYKILCEENAFPSDQYALESQVKFHGYQPEDAILEMTARAGEYTLRTEDILETIEKEGDQIAMLMIGGVNYYTGQVFDMKTITAAAKKKGITVGWDLAHGAGNIDLHLHDWEVDFAAWCSYKYLNSGPGSISSIFVHEKHHENEELHKFAGWWGYRKSDRFEMKKGFVPIPTAESWQTSNAPVLAMAAYRASLDIFEKAGWENIQNKAKKLRDFMDFVLNEVDASQGKKVVELITPKEEKARGCQFSLFVHGYDKKFFDLLTEEGVIADWREPNVIRIAPVPLYNSFTDIYKFGKALENALNKLS; this comes from the coding sequence ATGAATTATAGCTTAGAATATGCTCAACAACTGGATGAGCAAGATGAATTAAAATCTTTCAGAGATTTATTTCACATACCTAAATATCAAGGAAAAGAATCTATTTATTTTACAGGAAACTCTTTAGGTGCAATGCCTAAAAGCGCCCGAAAAGCCATAGAGACAGAATTACAAGATTGGGAAACTCATGGGGTAGAAGGGCATTTTCATGCAAAAAATCCTTGGATGCCTTATCATGAAAGATTTAGCGATAGCCTTGCAAAACTTGTTGGAGCAAAGCCAACAGAAGTAGTAGCCATGAATACTTTGACTACGAATTTGCACTTACTAATGGTTTCTTTTTATCGTCCAACAAAAGGGAAGTATAAAATTTTATGTGAAGAAAACGCTTTTCCATCAGATCAATATGCACTAGAATCTCAAGTGAAGTTTCATGGTTATCAACCAGAAGATGCTATTCTAGAAATGACGGCAAGAGCAGGTGAATACACATTGAGAACCGAAGATATTTTAGAGACTATTGAGAAAGAAGGTGATCAGATTGCCATGCTCATGATTGGTGGAGTAAACTATTATACAGGTCAGGTTTTTGATATGAAAACCATTACAGCAGCAGCCAAGAAGAAAGGTATAACTGTAGGTTGGGATTTAGCACATGGAGCAGGGAATATTGATTTACATCTTCATGATTGGGAAGTGGATTTTGCCGCTTGGTGTTCTTATAAATACTTAAACTCAGGACCAGGATCCATCTCTAGTATTTTCGTGCATGAAAAACATCATGAAAACGAAGAACTTCACAAATTTGCAGGCTGGTGGGGATATCGAAAATCAGATCGTTTTGAAATGAAAAAAGGTTTTGTTCCTATTCCTACTGCTGAATCTTGGCAAACCAGTAATGCCCCTGTGTTAGCAATGGCAGCTTATAGAGCATCTTTAGATATTTTTGAAAAAGCAGGCTGGGAGAATATTCAAAATAAGGCTAAAAAGCTAAGAGATTTTATGGATTTTGTTTTGAATGAAGTAGATGCATCTCAAGGAAAAAAAGTGGTAGAATTAATCACTCCAAAAGAAGAAAAAGCTAGAGGTTGCCAGTTTTCTCTATTTGTACATGGTTATGATAAAAAATTCTTTGATCTATTAACAGAAGAAGGGGTAATTGCCGATTGGAGAGAGCCTAATGTTATTAGAATTGCTCCCGTACCTTTATATAATAGTTTTACAGATATTTATAAATTTGGGAAAGCGCTAGAAAACGCCCTAAATAAACTTTCTTAG
- a CDS encoding SPFH domain-containing protein yields MGLFDKIKEKLSNEFIDIVEFLDNSNDTIAHRFERYQNEIKNGAKLIVREGQTAVFVSEGQLADVFTPGTYTLSTQNLPVLSTIKGWKYGFNSPFKAEIYFVSTKLFTNEKWGTKSPIILNDDRFGLVEIRAFGTYAFQIDDAAKFIKEIVGTDGHFSSYEISEHLKSLISTRFTDATGEANIPIELYAANSNELSELCQDILQAEFKSVGLSVEKFFVENVSMPEELKKEIFEYSRLDKVDMDKLMKFKSAKAMEIAAANESGTAGAGMGMGMGFAMANQFGNAFAQQNQNTQQNNQTVGNAAPPPLPQETQYFYAENGAQIGPINLQRLIDLFKQKTISGDTLVWKMGMANWAAFNTLEEYQKVNGLTPPPLPPMS; encoded by the coding sequence ATGGGACTATTTGATAAAATTAAAGAAAAATTAAGCAACGAATTTATTGACATTGTTGAGTTTCTTGACAACAGCAATGATACCATCGCACATCGCTTTGAGCGTTATCAAAACGAAATTAAAAATGGAGCAAAACTAATTGTTAGAGAAGGGCAAACTGCCGTTTTTGTTTCAGAGGGTCAATTGGCTGATGTGTTTACTCCTGGTACTTATACATTGAGTACACAGAATCTTCCAGTACTTTCCACAATAAAAGGATGGAAGTATGGATTTAATTCTCCTTTTAAAGCTGAAATCTATTTTGTATCAACAAAATTATTTACCAACGAAAAATGGGGAACAAAGTCACCTATAATTTTAAATGATGACCGCTTTGGTCTTGTGGAGATAAGGGCTTTTGGAACCTATGCTTTCCAAATAGATGATGCCGCTAAATTTATCAAAGAAATTGTGGGTACTGATGGACATTTTTCTTCTTATGAAATTAGCGAACACCTAAAAAGTTTGATTTCTACAAGATTTACAGATGCCACAGGGGAAGCAAATATCCCCATAGAACTCTATGCCGCGAACTCCAATGAACTTTCAGAACTTTGTCAAGATATTTTGCAGGCGGAATTCAAATCTGTAGGGCTTTCTGTAGAAAAATTCTTTGTAGAAAATGTGTCTATGCCAGAAGAACTCAAAAAAGAAATTTTTGAGTACAGTCGTTTAGACAAAGTGGATATGGATAAACTCATGAAATTCAAATCTGCAAAAGCTATGGAAATTGCAGCAGCCAATGAAAGTGGTACTGCAGGAGCTGGAATGGGTATGGGAATGGGATTTGCGATGGCAAACCAATTTGGGAATGCATTCGCTCAACAAAATCAAAATACTCAACAAAACAACCAAACTGTGGGGAACGCCGCACCTCCGCCATTGCCACAAGAAACTCAATATTTTTATGCAGAAAATGGAGCACAAATAGGTCCTATAAATCTTCAGAGATTAATAGATCTATTTAAACAAAAAACAATTTCTGGTGATACTTTGGTTTGGAAAATGGGAATGGCAAATTGGGCAGCATTCAATACTCTTGAAGAATACCAAAAAGTTAACGGATTGACACCGCCTCCTCTTCCTCCAATGTCATAA
- a CDS encoding DUF4290 domain-containing protein — protein MMKMEMTYNSELEPLLMPEYGRNVQKMVSYLLKIDNRELRNQQAQNVISVMGNLNPHLRDTPDFQHKLWDHLFIMSAYQLDVDSPYPIPKPEELSQKPEPLQYPKGKIRYRHYGRNILQMIDYAKTIEDEEEQQTYITAVCNVMKNSYILWNNKMIEDEVIIAQFQQLSGNYFDISSEIKLKNMYVKRKKNHTQNRNHRKRS, from the coding sequence ATGATGAAAATGGAAATGACCTATAACTCAGAACTTGAACCCCTTTTGATGCCAGAATATGGTCGAAATGTTCAAAAAATGGTGTCTTACTTATTAAAAATAGACAACCGTGAACTCAGAAATCAACAAGCTCAAAATGTTATCAGTGTAATGGGGAATTTAAATCCTCATCTAAGAGATACTCCAGATTTTCAGCACAAACTTTGGGATCATTTATTTATCATGTCTGCATATCAATTAGATGTAGATTCGCCATACCCGATTCCAAAACCAGAAGAACTTTCTCAAAAACCAGAGCCTCTACAATACCCAAAAGGGAAGATTCGCTATCGTCATTATGGAAGAAATATCCTTCAGATGATTGATTATGCCAAGACTATTGAGGATGAAGAAGAGCAACAAACTTATATTACAGCAGTCTGTAATGTAATGAAGAATAGTTATATTCTATGGAACAATAAGATGATTGAGGATGAAGTAATCATTGCTCAATTTCAACAGCTTTCAGGAAACTATTTCGATATTTCATCAGAAATAAAACTCAAGAATATGTATGTGAAAAGAAAGAAGAATCACACACAGAACAGAAATCATAGAAAACGCTCTTAG
- the folK gene encoding 2-amino-4-hydroxy-6-hydroxymethyldihydropteridine diphosphokinase, whose protein sequence is MKYLLSFGSNQGSRIKNILFAIDELRNLGEVSSISSLYKSKSWGYSGADYYNGCLWIETLFEPKRFLNEILSIENKIGRKRTIIGEYEDRPIDLDIIAYEEQIIQSKNLIIPHPRMSDRNFVLIPMLEITPHWTHPVLHKTITQLVQDCPDKELLEKVLSNSWFDTF, encoded by the coding sequence TTGAAATACCTTCTTTCTTTTGGTAGCAACCAAGGATCTAGAATTAAGAATATTCTTTTTGCTATTGATGAGTTAAGAAATTTAGGCGAAGTTTCGTCCATTTCTTCTTTGTATAAATCTAAGAGCTGGGGATATTCAGGAGCAGATTATTATAATGGATGTTTGTGGATAGAGACCTTGTTTGAGCCTAAGAGATTTTTGAATGAAATATTAAGTATTGAAAATAAGATTGGTAGAAAACGAACAATAATTGGTGAATATGAGGATCGACCAATAGATCTTGACATCATTGCTTATGAAGAACAAATTATTCAAAGTAAAAACCTCATAATTCCCCATCCAAGAATGAGTGATAGAAACTTTGTGTTGATTCCAATGCTAGAGATCACTCCACACTGGACACATCCTGTTTTACACAAAACAATTACTCAATTAGTACAAGATTGCCCAGATAAAGAATTATTGGAAAAAGTTCTTTCAAATAGTTGGTTTGATACTTTTTGA
- a CDS encoding DUF2147 domain-containing protein, translating to MKNLFLNLLAFLLFQSSFGQNIVGEWNNIDPETQKVNSTITITKRGNEYFGAITHISNPAKRNEICTKCKGDLKGKPMLGLEILRNLKKNDDIFDGGKILDPKSGKDYKCKIWVDEDDANTLNVRGYIGFFYSTRTWVRKK from the coding sequence ATGAAGAATTTATTTTTAAACCTATTAGCCTTTTTATTATTTCAATCCTCTTTTGGACAGAACATTGTTGGAGAATGGAATAATATTGACCCTGAAACTCAAAAAGTAAACTCTACCATTACCATCACCAAAAGGGGTAATGAATATTTTGGGGCAATTACACATATTTCAAACCCTGCAAAAAGGAATGAAATATGTACAAAATGTAAAGGCGACTTAAAAGGTAAACCTATGCTTGGATTAGAAATCCTAAGAAATCTTAAAAAAAATGACGATATTTTTGATGGTGGTAAAATCCTTGACCCAAAATCTGGAAAAGATTACAAATGTAAAATCTGGGTTGACGAAGATGATGCAAACACCTTAAATGTGCGAGGATATATCGGTTTTTTCTATAGTACCCGTACTTGGGTTAGAAAAAAATAG